A window of Silurus meridionalis isolate SWU-2019-XX chromosome 4, ASM1480568v1, whole genome shotgun sequence contains these coding sequences:
- the sbk3 gene encoding uncharacterized serine/threonine-protein kinase SBK3, whose product MSDSARDLDELCYLTAQSMTSMVTAEHFRVIKKLGEGSYGKVMLAVHKKRGTPMALKFFPRSSTTLHTFLREYNLSLSFCTHPSLTRALGIFFSTPSHYIFAQQAALYGDLYDVIVSDVGVSEVQAQSVMSQLSGAVSYLHSLGFVHRDIKPENVFLCAPNCRWVKLGDFGLVRLHGTKVRAVWYESPFCVPEVERVKHIKKESAGKQKNEEKEDIWMPVEPGLDTWALGILTYCLLTSCFPWEESTSDDPGYRQFCTWFNDVKEKEERGIGQNRPMDRKERGTDNREGEAEVGIPSQFQSLSTLALTLLRRLLHPLPEQRGMPDEVLSYLGGPWLSKTEEEEKRRQQEAQEEARKILGGGIEEDKERERKRER is encoded by the exons ATGTCT GACTCTGCACGGGATCTGGACGAGTTGTGCTATCTAACAGCCCAGAGTATGACGTCGATGGTGACCGCCGAGCATTTTCGCGTAATCAAGAAGCTCGGAGAGGGGTCGTACGGCAAAGTCATGCTGGCTGTGCACAAAAAGAGAG GCACACCTATGGCACTAAAGTTCTTCCCTCGCTCCTCCACCACTCTCCACACCTTTCTGCGTGAATATAacctctccctctccttctgCACTCATCCATCACTTACACGTGCCTTGGGAATCTTTTTCTCCACGCCCTCCCACTATATCTTTGCCCAGCAGGCTGCTCTCTATGGAGATCTCTACGATGTCATTGTGTCAGAT gtGGGGGTGAGTGAGGTGCAGGCTCAGAGTGTGATGTCCCAGCTAAGTGGTGCAGTGTCTTACTTGCACTCCCTGGGCTTTGTGCACCGCGACATTAAACCCGAAAACGTGTTCCTGTGTGCCCCGAACTGTCGCTGGGTCAAACTGGGGGACTTCGGTCTTGTACGTCTTCATGGCACAAAAGTGCGTGCTGTCTGGTATGAATCCCCTTTTTGCGTACCTGAGGTTGAACGGGTCAAGCACATTAAGAAAGAAAGTGCAGGCAAGCAGAAGAACGAGGAGAAAGAAGATATCTGGATGCCAGTGGAGCCTGGTTTGGATACCTGGGCTCTAGGGATTCTTACATACTGCCTGCTGACTAGTTGTTTTCCGTGGGAGGAGAGCACGTCAGATGACCCGGGTTACCGCCAATTCTGCACCTGGTTTAACGATGttaaagagaaggaggagaggggCATCGGACAGAACAGGCCCATGGacagaaaggaaagaggaaCGGACAATAGGGAAGGGGAGGCAGAAGTGGGAATACCTTCTCAGTTTCAGTCTTTAAGCACCTTAGCTTTGACTTTGCTCAGAAGACTGCTGCACCCACTGCCCGAGCAGCGTGGCATGCCTGACGAGGTCCTCTCCTACCTCGGGGGACCATGGCTTTCGAAAacagaggaagaagagaaaaggagacaACAAGAGGCACAGGAGGAAGCCAGGAAGATACTAGGTGGGGGAAtagaggaagacaaagagagagagagaaaaagggagagatag